From a region of the Bacillus sp. E(2018) genome:
- a CDS encoding PadR family transcriptional regulator, with the protein MSVKHAILILLSQSPRHRYDLKVSFESMVYRQWEINAGQIYTTIDRLVRDGLVDASSEEETDLRIYRITAKGEEEIQKWLLEPVEKPLLKDDFYFKLLCVKQLGSFNLEKMVKQQKETIIKNILELQLLRKNIPFTKENETILYLIDGKILHLEADMKWLEIIPD; encoded by the coding sequence ATGTCAGTAAAGCATGCCATCTTAATTCTCTTATCACAATCACCTAGGCATCGATACGATCTAAAAGTGTCCTTTGAATCTATGGTCTATAGACAATGGGAGATCAACGCCGGTCAGATCTATACAACCATCGACCGGCTGGTCAGAGATGGGCTTGTAGATGCATCTTCTGAAGAAGAGACAGACCTTCGTATCTATCGTATTACCGCTAAGGGTGAGGAGGAAATACAAAAGTGGCTGCTGGAACCTGTGGAGAAGCCACTTTTAAAAGACGATTTTTATTTTAAACTGTTATGTGTGAAACAACTGGGTTCGTTCAACCTAGAGAAGATGGTCAAACAGCAAAAAGAGACGATCATTAAAAACATCTTAGAACTGCAGCTATTACGGAAGAACATCCCTTTTACAAAAGAGAATGAGACCATACTGTATCTGATAGATGGGAAGATCCTGCACCTTGAAGCGGATATGAAATGGTTAGAAATTATCCCCGATTAA
- a CDS encoding CPBP family intramembrane glutamic endopeptidase, which yields MLTLFLIHQTNTKYRSTLSLFIYFSIGLVLYVQVSDYFISSASELSKETKVLLNRCLLLCMIIGVCISLKLSKQKINFFTSMPNWKERIVFPHHTLPTRTFFLFGLLGSMTIFIPLFFKENIALSTTFLMFALLFSLINALLEELLWRGVLLSSLKENISTPYAVVTTSIGFGLLHLSIGIPFVMSLLFSLGGLFYAFVVLKTNSIYPAIVFHFVINMGMVLNEWII from the coding sequence GTGTTAACGTTGTTCCTGATCCACCAAACAAACACCAAATATCGATCCACTCTATCTCTGTTCATCTACTTTTCAATAGGGTTGGTTTTGTATGTTCAAGTAAGTGACTATTTTATCTCATCAGCATCAGAACTATCAAAAGAAACAAAGGTTCTGTTAAACAGATGTTTACTTCTATGTATGATCATCGGTGTGTGCATCTCTTTAAAGCTATCCAAACAAAAGATAAATTTCTTTACGTCGATGCCGAACTGGAAGGAGCGAATCGTATTTCCTCATCATACATTACCTACACGTACCTTCTTCCTGTTCGGACTGCTCGGCTCAATGACAATCTTTATCCCCCTCTTCTTTAAAGAAAACATAGCGCTAAGTACCACCTTTTTAATGTTTGCGCTACTCTTCTCGTTGATTAACGCTCTCTTAGAAGAATTGCTGTGGAGAGGAGTCCTGTTATCATCTTTAAAAGAAAACATCTCAACACCATACGCTGTAGTTACCACGAGCATCGGATTCGGTCTGTTACATCTATCAATAGGGATTCCTTTTGTTATGAGTCTACTCTTTTCACTAGGAGGACTGTTTTATGCGTTTGTTGTCTTAAAAACAAATAGCATTTATCCCGCGATCGTCTTTCATTTTGTCATAAACATGGGTATGGTATTGAACGAATGGATTATTTAA
- a CDS encoding nucleotidyltransferase domain-containing protein: MDRKIEIQVISFLSEKLDPYLIVVFGSTAKGTDRVDSDLDIAYLSDQKIEKYDRFMLAQELAAMIDKDVDLVDLNQASTVFAAQIIQSGKTILCKDDKSRMEFEMKTLKMYAKLNEERAIVMKRIEESGSIYEK; encoded by the coding sequence GTGGACCGTAAAATAGAGATACAAGTTATATCTTTTCTAAGTGAAAAGCTAGATCCTTATCTGATTGTTGTTTTCGGCTCCACGGCTAAAGGAACGGACCGAGTAGACAGTGATCTAGATATCGCGTATTTGAGTGATCAAAAAATAGAGAAGTACGACCGTTTCATGTTGGCTCAAGAGCTCGCTGCAATGATTGATAAGGATGTTGATCTCGTTGATTTAAATCAAGCATCTACAGTATTTGCGGCTCAGATTATCCAATCTGGTAAAACGATACTCTGTAAAGATGATAAAAGCAGGATGGAATTTGAGATGAAGACACTTAAAATGTATGCGAAGTTAAACGAAGAACGAGCAATCGTGATGAAAAGAATTGAAGAGAGTGGTTCGATCTATGAAAAATGA
- a CDS encoding 4'-phosphopantetheinyl transferase superfamily protein: protein MVEQLTASATEVHLWFVDLQQPLDMDISILSDDETARLNTFKVSEQKDTYLKCRYVLRHLLALYIEELPSSISLSYNQYGKPYLTDNPLHISFNISHCKHSAVIGITKGSIGVDIECTTGQSLKEASSLFLNDNEMKALKFSSDPERALYHVWTQKEAILKAKGTGFSSSPHAITGYVTSSVQLQNAEVNQYYLNSFMRGSNIVSICTSNPVDIKQLDFSSHLLNSPFPQTLING from the coding sequence ATGGTCGAACAACTTACTGCATCAGCAACAGAAGTTCATTTATGGTTTGTAGATTTACAACAGCCTTTAGATATGGATATCTCTATCCTCTCAGATGACGAGACTGCTCGGCTGAACACCTTCAAAGTTTCTGAACAAAAAGACACCTATCTTAAATGTCGTTACGTGTTGAGACATTTGTTAGCGTTATATATAGAAGAACTTCCTTCATCAATCTCTCTTTCTTATAACCAATATGGTAAGCCTTATTTAACAGACAATCCTCTTCACATTAGTTTCAATATCAGCCACTGTAAACACTCAGCTGTGATAGGTATAACCAAAGGAAGTATCGGTGTAGATATTGAATGTACGACGGGTCAGAGTTTGAAAGAAGCTAGTTCTCTTTTTTTAAACGACAACGAAATGAAAGCACTCAAGTTCTCTTCAGATCCTGAACGTGCTCTATACCATGTTTGGACGCAAAAAGAAGCGATCTTAAAAGCTAAAGGCACAGGCTTCAGTTCCTCTCCTCATGCTATTACAGGTTATGTCACTTCCTCTGTTCAGCTTCAAAACGCGGAAGTTAATCAATATTACCTCAATTCTTTTATGAGAGGAAGTAACATCGTATCAATTTGTACATCAAACCCCGTTGATATAAAGCAGTTAGATTTCTCCTCACATCTGCTCAATAGCCCTTTTCCACAAACTCTCATTAATGGTTAA
- a CDS encoding type II CAAX endopeptidase family protein yields the protein MNRANWRIWDVVFILSIHLIAKFIVVDFWLEPLLTGFGFDGVITGTITGLFLACVALTSVFLFGIKKNNLSFRDLGFRPEIKIRKHLRLISIYTLLALVTAGLLLYIMYEVIGVGPNERSNAVADPNVFKLTLALLSAAVISPFYEEIVYRGFIYENFRKHFNLWPAILLNAIIFSLVHLPSLDILPVNIVNGILFALAYEKTRSIYVPMIIHGLFNGILFLGVLIGG from the coding sequence ATGAACAGAGCAAACTGGAGAATATGGGATGTTGTTTTCATATTGAGCATACATCTTATCGCAAAATTTATCGTTGTAGATTTCTGGTTAGAACCTCTTTTGACTGGTTTCGGTTTTGATGGGGTGATCACAGGCACGATAACAGGTTTATTTTTAGCATGTGTAGCACTGACTTCTGTCTTTTTGTTCGGCATCAAAAAAAACAATCTATCGTTTAGAGATCTTGGTTTTCGTCCAGAGATCAAGATCAGGAAACATCTTCGGCTAATCTCGATATACACGCTTCTCGCGCTGGTTACGGCAGGATTGCTTCTGTATATCATGTATGAAGTTATAGGTGTTGGACCAAACGAGCGGTCGAACGCAGTCGCCGATCCGAACGTATTTAAGTTAACACTCGCTCTTCTTTCTGCTGCCGTGATCTCTCCGTTCTATGAAGAGATCGTCTACCGTGGTTTCATTTATGAGAACTTTCGTAAACACTTCAATTTATGGCCGGCCATACTCTTAAACGCCATCATCTTCTCTCTGGTTCACTTACCCTCACTCGACATCCTGCCTGTTAACATCGTGAACGGAATCTTGTTCGCTCTTGCCTATGAAAAGACAAGATCGATCTATGTTCCGATGATCATTCATGGTCTGTTTAACGGAATTTTGTTCTTAGGTGTCCTCATCGGAGGCTAG
- a CDS encoding 2'-5' RNA ligase family protein, protein METNYFIGIVPPKDYLKRIEQFQGKWFDRLGVEPHITIKAQGGLTSDKNWIENVQNVCKDFSSFQLTLSEPQYLGENILYLSVQSNEIHHLHQTLVESIAPSDDLIKQYFELDDFVPHLTLGHLPSHSELKHMETCAKTELIPYPTFDVTFIRIYQTNYEKQIYEKYLDIHLA, encoded by the coding sequence ATGGAAACAAATTATTTTATCGGTATTGTTCCACCTAAAGATTATTTGAAGAGGATTGAACAATTCCAAGGAAAATGGTTTGACCGATTGGGTGTCGAACCTCACATCACGATAAAAGCACAGGGTGGTTTAACATCAGATAAGAATTGGATAGAAAACGTTCAGAATGTATGTAAAGATTTTTCATCGTTTCAACTTACATTAAGTGAGCCCCAGTATCTTGGTGAAAATATCTTGTATTTGAGTGTTCAATCCAATGAGATCCATCACTTACATCAAACTTTAGTTGAAAGTATCGCACCTTCAGATGATTTGATCAAACAGTATTTTGAACTCGATGATTTCGTTCCACATTTAACCTTAGGGCACTTGCCTTCTCACTCAGAATTAAAGCATATGGAAACCTGTGCAAAAACTGAATTGATTCCATATCCAACTTTTGATGTGACTTTTATTAGAATCTATCAAACAAATTATGAAAAACAAATTTACGAAAAATATCTAGATATTCATTTAGCATAG
- a CDS encoding zincin-like metallopeptidase domain-containing protein — MKKSVYEMVTERIMEELENGVVPWRRPWVSGGAVNWKTQKPYRGINTFLLPAGEYATFKQVTEAGGKVKKGAKSHMVVFWTWLEKEADDEKEDKIPYLRYYRVFHVGSQVEGLESKRRDETFDHDSIQEAEKIVKGYRDAPDYSSYRGRAVYMPLIDRINCPPLQDFTIREEYYSTLFHEMVHSTGHECRLKREAIVSKHFAFGDESYSKEELVAEMGAAMLCGVAGIDNTIQNSASYIESWLRVLKEDSRLVVQAAGQAQKAADYILGTAVEKVGIAP; from the coding sequence ATGAAGAAAAGTGTGTACGAGATGGTGACAGAAAGAATCATGGAAGAGCTTGAGAACGGGGTAGTTCCATGGAGACGGCCGTGGGTAAGCGGGGGCGCAGTGAACTGGAAGACACAGAAGCCTTATCGCGGGATCAACACGTTTTTACTTCCGGCTGGAGAGTACGCGACGTTTAAACAGGTTACAGAAGCGGGAGGGAAGGTGAAGAAAGGGGCTAAATCTCATATGGTGGTGTTCTGGACGTGGCTAGAGAAGGAAGCGGATGACGAAAAAGAAGATAAAATTCCGTACCTACGTTATTACAGAGTGTTCCACGTTGGTTCTCAAGTGGAGGGACTGGAGAGCAAAAGAAGAGATGAGACGTTTGATCATGATTCTATCCAAGAGGCAGAGAAAATCGTTAAAGGATATAGGGATGCGCCAGACTATAGTTCTTATCGAGGGCGTGCGGTCTATATGCCACTCATTGATAGAATCAACTGTCCGCCGTTACAAGATTTTACGATAAGAGAAGAGTATTACAGCACCTTGTTTCATGAAATGGTCCACTCTACGGGGCATGAATGTCGGTTGAAACGAGAAGCCATCGTCTCTAAACACTTCGCGTTCGGTGATGAAAGTTATTCCAAAGAAGAGCTTGTGGCGGAGATGGGAGCCGCAATGTTATGCGGGGTAGCGGGTATCGATAACACAATCCAAAACTCCGCGAGTTATATCGAGAGCTGGTTACGTGTGTTAAAAGAAGACAGCCGATTAGTCGTTCAAGCTGCGGGACAAGCACAAAAAGCGGCGGATTATATTCTCGGAACAGCGGTAGAGAAAGTGGGGATCGCTCCTTAA
- a CDS encoding GNAT family N-acetyltransferase, translated as MEIRKAIEEDFAELATLMGELGYPTTDEQMKQRFKEIHNDINYHTLVVEEDGILLGMIGMFKGLAYEKDERYVRIISLVVRKEFRNQKIGKLLVEHAELWAKEQGVLKLAVNTGKRRVDSHHFYKARGFDDTGAGFYKTIC; from the coding sequence ATGGAAATACGAAAAGCGATAGAAGAGGACTTTGCTGAACTCGCTACTTTAATGGGTGAACTAGGATATCCTACAACTGACGAACAGATGAAACAACGATTTAAAGAGATACATAATGATATAAACTACCACACCCTTGTCGTGGAAGAAGACGGTATTTTACTAGGTATGATCGGGATGTTTAAAGGTCTGGCTTATGAAAAAGACGAAAGGTATGTCAGGATTATTTCACTTGTTGTTAGAAAAGAGTTCCGTAACCAAAAGATAGGAAAACTGTTAGTCGAACATGCGGAACTGTGGGCAAAAGAGCAAGGTGTACTTAAACTTGCAGTGAACACTGGAAAACGTCGTGTGGATTCTCATCATTTTTATAAAGCAAGAGGCTTTGATGATACAGGAGCAGGTTTCTATAAAACCATTTGTTAA
- the fabF gene encoding beta-ketoacyl-ACP synthase II: MNRVVVTGMGAVTPLGNSVEETWDRLIQGKSGIGKLTRFDATHFSAKTAAEVKNFSLSDYIQVNERHRMDRFTEYAVASSIMAIQDADVVLGETVHPERIGVSFGTAIGGIESFENTYNDLQSGGYQNLYPFSTTTVISNMASSQVAIVIGAKGVNTCVVLSCASGSNAIGDAYRAIQRGDADVMVAGGSEASLTPLGIGAFCAMGAISTNPDPNSACRPFDKNRDGLVMGEGAGAIVLESLDSALSRQAKIYGEIVGYSTVSDAYHITSPAPGGEGAVRAMNGALLESRLDLNDIQYINAHGTSTTYNDRFETEAIKSFLSKRAYDVPISSTKSMTGHMMGAAGAVEAIFTLLSIKKGVIPPTVNLHTPDEECDLDYVPNEARKTKIKAALSNALGFGGHNTALLFKKYEGI, from the coding sequence GTGAATCGTGTAGTAGTCACAGGTATGGGAGCTGTTACTCCGCTTGGTAATTCAGTGGAGGAAACGTGGGATAGATTGATTCAAGGGAAGTCGGGAATTGGAAAACTCACTCGGTTTGATGCAACACATTTTTCTGCAAAAACCGCGGCTGAAGTGAAGAATTTTAGTCTATCAGACTATATTCAGGTGAACGAAAGGCATCGTATGGACCGCTTCACTGAATATGCAGTCGCTTCATCCATCATGGCGATACAAGATGCAGATGTGGTACTGGGTGAGACCGTTCATCCAGAACGCATCGGGGTATCATTTGGTACCGCGATTGGCGGGATCGAGAGTTTTGAGAATACCTATAACGATCTTCAGAGTGGTGGGTATCAGAATCTTTATCCTTTTTCTACGACTACCGTCATATCAAATATGGCGTCAAGCCAAGTAGCGATCGTAATAGGAGCTAAAGGGGTGAACACATGTGTGGTCTTATCATGTGCTTCCGGTTCAAACGCCATAGGAGATGCCTATAGAGCGATCCAGCGAGGAGACGCCGATGTGATGGTGGCCGGTGGCTCTGAAGCGTCACTCACTCCCCTTGGGATCGGCGCTTTCTGTGCAATGGGAGCGATATCCACGAACCCTGATCCGAATTCTGCTTGCCGACCATTTGATAAGAACAGAGACGGCTTAGTCATGGGAGAAGGTGCAGGTGCGATTGTTTTAGAATCCCTCGATTCAGCACTGAGTAGACAAGCCAAGATATATGGTGAAATCGTAGGGTATTCAACGGTATCTGACGCTTATCACATCACGAGTCCCGCACCAGGCGGAGAAGGAGCGGTCCGAGCGATGAACGGTGCACTGTTAGAATCACGCTTAGATCTTAATGACATTCAGTATATAAACGCACATGGAACGAGCACAACGTATAATGATCGGTTTGAAACAGAAGCCATCAAAAGCTTTTTAAGTAAAAGAGCTTATGACGTGCCGATCAGTTCTACAAAATCGATGACCGGTCATATGATGGGTGCCGCGGGTGCTGTTGAGGCGATCTTTACGCTTCTTTCTATCAAGAAAGGAGTCATTCCACCGACCGTGAACCTTCATACTCCTGATGAGGAATGTGACTTAGACTATGTACCGAACGAAGCGAGGAAAACAAAAATCAAAGCCGCTCTCAGTAATGCACTCGGTTTTGGTGGACACAACACCGCACTTCTTTTTAAGAAGTATGAGGGTATCTAG
- a CDS encoding FtsX-like permease family protein, with the protein MLWQTSWRNLTRKKVRTLLTLLAIILGVSSMFAVISTVETAQDVTTKRLELYTGNADYSILSRENLFAEDVLAKTEDVDGVKSSLGLIHKQAYVDTGQGGLDQDQRRIRLTGLSSFNSELLSLTNVKGELNKEGLILPKSTAATWNLSVGDSIDVNLPEGKKQTTVTAIVGDTPLLEGPTSWEDAKNKSWRALVPLDTLQEWYSLENQVQEVRMKFDKKSTDQIVSDLERKIADDNVYLQEVVLDEKQSNQLEELYLMLYVIGGLAMFISAFILYNTLFVTIVERKNEIAVMKTIGYTPSQIKKIFLTEVLTLSVIGILIALPIGFGLGSLLQTGLFSSFQTDFDFSMKYQWALLLSIALGLLIPLVASLLPVTHASRLDIIKTLKNIPESKPKTNKLRVVLGVIMLGFGLIEHALSIFFLFFGFALLFPTLMKYTISSIKKMSFIGFEGKMACNNLLLTLNRSANMALILAFAICLGLFVSSIFTSLENNTKKDIARSFGGDIQVTTEQEITEQDVKELKNVSGVDDVYSYQETDVTWDTDETTRQIKMVSVDPEWNEKHPLFYFDTKEEKTTVAFENGKGVLLGSFAFDEWGGKVGEDIKVRVNNDVQSLKVIGKVNTNHHGGYAAFLENDRYDMIVPGSQPYHVLLTVSEEGAENRIKNDLLATSPFNILEIQTMREEVIKQERALPGVRTLFNGLLFITILVSGIGIVNTLLMNVMERMRELGVMRAVAFTSSQIYKTILTEGLLIGINGIVFGIIMGVLTIYLNTLTTKDEMIEFTLPFSTLLVSIMMGVIVSLLAAYLPARKAVKYDLQQALKHE; encoded by the coding sequence ATGTTATGGCAAACATCTTGGCGAAACTTAACTCGTAAGAAAGTACGTACACTTCTCACTCTGCTTGCTATCATACTCGGTGTCTCATCCATGTTCGCAGTAATCAGTACCGTAGAGACCGCACAGGATGTAACTACGAAACGGTTAGAACTGTATACGGGAAACGCTGATTATTCTATCTTAAGCCGTGAGAACCTCTTTGCTGAAGACGTATTAGCTAAAACAGAAGATGTGGACGGTGTGAAAAGTTCACTCGGTCTCATCCATAAACAAGCGTACGTGGATACGGGTCAAGGGGGACTGGATCAAGATCAAAGAAGGATCCGGCTGACTGGGCTCTCTTCTTTTAACAGCGAATTGTTGTCATTAACAAACGTTAAAGGAGAACTGAACAAAGAAGGATTGATTCTTCCGAAGTCTACAGCTGCCACTTGGAACTTGTCGGTCGGTGACTCGATCGACGTCAACCTTCCAGAAGGAAAAAAACAAACAACTGTAACGGCGATCGTTGGGGATACTCCTCTTCTAGAAGGACCAACAAGCTGGGAAGATGCGAAGAACAAAAGTTGGCGGGCATTAGTACCACTCGATACCCTGCAGGAATGGTACTCTTTAGAAAATCAAGTACAAGAAGTTCGTATGAAGTTCGATAAGAAATCTACCGACCAAATCGTATCGGACCTAGAACGAAAAATCGCAGATGATAATGTGTATCTGCAAGAAGTCGTTCTAGATGAAAAACAATCCAATCAGTTAGAAGAACTCTATTTGATGCTGTATGTGATCGGCGGACTCGCGATGTTCATATCTGCATTCATCTTATATAACACCCTGTTTGTCACGATCGTAGAAAGAAAAAATGAGATCGCAGTCATGAAGACGATCGGATACACACCTTCACAGATCAAGAAAATCTTCTTAACAGAGGTATTAACACTCTCTGTCATAGGTATCTTGATCGCTCTCCCGATCGGTTTTGGATTGGGATCGTTGCTTCAGACTGGATTGTTTAGTTCGTTTCAAACTGATTTCGATTTTTCCATGAAATATCAATGGGCGTTATTACTTTCCATCGCACTAGGTCTGTTGATTCCGCTTGTAGCATCCTTATTACCGGTGACTCATGCGAGTCGCCTTGATATCATAAAGACGCTAAAAAACATACCAGAATCAAAACCAAAGACGAATAAACTACGCGTTGTGTTAGGCGTCATCATGTTAGGTTTCGGATTGATCGAGCACGCGCTATCCATCTTTTTCTTATTCTTTGGATTTGCCCTACTCTTTCCTACACTGATGAAATACACGATTTCGTCTATCAAGAAAATGTCGTTTATCGGATTTGAAGGAAAGATGGCATGCAATAACTTGCTTCTTACATTGAACCGATCTGCGAACATGGCGTTGATCTTAGCGTTTGCCATCTGTCTGGGCTTGTTCGTCTCATCGATCTTTACATCACTTGAAAACAACACGAAAAAAGATATCGCCCGTTCGTTCGGTGGAGATATCCAGGTCACGACCGAACAAGAGATCACAGAACAAGATGTTAAAGAACTGAAGAATGTTAGTGGGGTCGATGATGTTTATTCGTACCAAGAAACAGATGTTACATGGGATACGGATGAAACAACTAGACAGATCAAAATGGTGAGTGTAGATCCTGAATGGAACGAGAAACACCCTCTGTTCTATTTTGATACAAAAGAAGAAAAGACGACAGTTGCCTTTGAAAACGGAAAAGGCGTCCTACTCGGTTCATTTGCTTTTGATGAATGGGGCGGTAAAGTGGGAGAAGATATCAAGGTTCGTGTGAACAACGACGTTCAGTCATTGAAAGTAATCGGTAAAGTGAACACGAATCATCACGGAGGGTATGCTGCGTTTTTAGAGAACGATCGTTACGATATGATCGTTCCTGGTAGCCAGCCTTATCATGTTTTATTAACCGTCTCAGAAGAAGGTGCAGAGAACAGAATTAAGAACGATCTTTTAGCAACATCCCCTTTTAACATTCTGGAGATACAGACGATGCGAGAAGAAGTAATTAAACAAGAACGTGCCCTTCCAGGTGTGAGGACTCTATTTAACGGGCTTCTGTTCATCACGATCTTGGTTTCAGGTATCGGTATCGTCAATACGTTACTCATGAACGTGATGGAGAGGATGCGAGAACTCGGAGTCATGCGAGCGGTAGCTTTTACCTCTTCACAGATTTATAAGACGATCCTGACAGAAGGACTTTTAATCGGGATAAACGGAATCGTATTCGGTATCATCATGGGTGTTTTAACCATTTATCTGAACACGTTAACGACAAAAGATGAGATGATCGAATTTACACTGCCGTTCAGTACGTTACTCGTAAGTATAATGATGGGAGTGATCGTGAGTCTTCTAGCAGCGTACTTACCTGCTCGGAAGGCTGTAAAATACGATCTTCAACAAGCGTTAAAACATGAGTAA
- a CDS encoding Abi family protein: MIPEDDNNQKIKLPTTYKEQISLFISRNLIIENTDVAQETLKRINYYRLTAYALTLKKHPSDDDFKDGVTFNKLISLYEFDRKLRLLLLGALETIEIAFRSHISYEFSHKSGPLGYKDKENFTNEKFHKESLEELNRLIDKSRKGELFIEHHFIKYNGEFPIWAAMEVTSFGYLSKFYRNLTEDVKKQIAKKYYKVPYYYLESWLQTLSNVRNVCAHYGRLYNKRLTFEPKLFKEEQRQFQNKYIFAAVYIITRLLSKTEGLRMITELEALVTQYESEIEFQYIGFKSNWKEQLEKINTQK, from the coding sequence TTGATTCCTGAAGATGATAACAATCAAAAAATAAAGTTACCAACTACATATAAGGAACAAATAAGCCTCTTTATTAGCAGGAATCTCATTATTGAGAATACTGACGTAGCTCAAGAAACCTTAAAAAGAATTAATTATTACCGGTTAACAGCCTATGCACTCACTTTAAAAAAACATCCCTCTGACGATGACTTTAAAGATGGGGTGACATTTAATAAGTTGATATCCCTATATGAATTTGACCGTAAACTACGATTATTACTACTCGGTGCTCTAGAAACCATTGAAATCGCCTTCCGTTCTCATATCTCTTATGAATTCTCCCATAAATCGGGTCCTCTAGGATATAAAGATAAAGAGAATTTCACCAATGAAAAGTTCCATAAAGAATCACTTGAAGAATTGAATAGATTGATCGACAAAAGTCGTAAAGGAGAATTGTTCATAGAACATCACTTTATAAAATACAATGGTGAATTCCCCATTTGGGCAGCGATGGAGGTTACTTCATTTGGGTATTTGTCAAAGTTCTACCGCAATTTAACCGAGGATGTAAAGAAACAGATAGCCAAAAAATATTATAAAGTACCTTACTACTACTTAGAAAGTTGGCTTCAAACACTATCGAATGTTCGCAATGTTTGTGCGCATTATGGTCGACTATATAATAAAAGGCTTACCTTTGAACCTAAGCTATTTAAGGAAGAACAAAGACAGTTTCAAAATAAATATATTTTTGCTGCTGTATATATAATTACAAGATTGCTTTCAAAAACAGAAGGTTTAAGGATGATTACAGAACTCGAGGCACTAGTTACTCAATATGAAAGCGAGATAGAATTTCAATATATTGGTTTTAAATCTAATTGGAAGGAACAATTAGAAAAGATAAATACACAAAAATAA
- a CDS encoding aspartyl-phosphate phosphatase Spo0E family protein: MYTCEQLLQEITKIREDLLNLPYDLKCLSNHELVSKSQELDRLISLYQSKNYTT; the protein is encoded by the coding sequence ATGTATACGTGCGAACAATTGCTGCAAGAGATCACGAAAATCAGGGAAGACCTATTAAACCTTCCTTATGACCTAAAGTGTTTATCCAATCATGAACTAGTCTCTAAGAGTCAAGAATTAGATCGACTGATCTCACTATATCAATCAAAGAATTATACTACTTAA
- a CDS encoding ABC transporter ATP-binding protein: MIHVQNLEKNYTIGTKSYNVLKGVDFKAEEGEFIAVMGPSGSGKSTLLNLLGGLDQPDNGSITINDASIHSMSEKQRTLFRREQIGFIFQNYQLLPNLTVEENVGFPMHAASKKKADIHQTVSNLLTSVSLTGKEKNYPSQLSGGQQQRVAIARALSMDPPLILADEPTGNLDRKSGTEVLRLLTTLHQEKKLTIIMVTHDVYAASYADRIILIKDGLIESDIRQGEGANTDVMANILAKLNS, encoded by the coding sequence ATGATACATGTGCAGAATCTTGAGAAGAACTACACGATCGGCACCAAGTCCTACAATGTTTTAAAGGGAGTAGACTTTAAAGCAGAAGAAGGAGAGTTCATAGCAGTCATGGGTCCTTCAGGTTCTGGTAAGAGTACCCTTTTAAATCTTCTAGGTGGCCTTGACCAGCCTGACAACGGATCGATAACGATTAACGATGCGTCCATCCATTCCATGAGTGAAAAACAGCGCACACTGTTTCGAAGGGAACAGATCGGTTTTATCTTTCAGAACTATCAATTGCTTCCAAACCTTACCGTTGAAGAGAACGTTGGTTTTCCGATGCATGCTGCTAGTAAGAAAAAAGCAGATATCCATCAAACGGTTTCCAACCTTTTAACCTCGGTCAGTCTTACGGGGAAAGAGAAGAACTATCCTTCCCAACTAAGTGGAGGTCAACAACAACGAGTAGCGATCGCAAGAGCGTTAAGCATGGATCCTCCTTTGATCTTAGCGGATGAACCCACCGGTAACTTAGACCGAAAATCAGGAACTGAAGTCCTTCGCTTGCTCACGACACTTCACCAAGAAAAGAAACTTACGATCATCATGGTCACCCACGATGTTTACGCAGCAAGTTATGCAGATCGTATCATTCTCATCAAAGACGGCCTGATCGAATCAGACATCCGTCAAGGGGAAGGAGCAAACACTGATGTTATGGCAAACATCTTGGCGAAACTTAACTCGTAA